AACGTGAAGAGGCCCTTTCCGTAAGCTTCGACGTACCACCTATTGCTCCTCGTTTTCTCCCTCTCAAACCCGACCGACGGGTTTAGGCCGATTTCTCTTAAAGCTTTAGCGAAGGCCTCTGCAAAATCCTTGTCGATAACCTTCAATCTAATCCCGTACCGGTGGTTGCTCTTCTGGAGCAGAGAGGCGTCGCCAATGTAAACTCCAACGATATATGCAAGCGCAGGAGACGAATTGAGGTTTATCTTTTTCATTTTATTAAACGTGTTATGTGTCCCTTTGCACCAGCGAAGGACAGTAGCTTTGGAAACCCTAACGTTGAGTTCTTTCGAAATTTCCTTTGTGATCTGCGAGTAGCTCACTCCCCGTTCTCTGAGCTCTAAAACTCGTCGATGAACTTCCGTAAGCTCCTCCTGAGACAGCTCTTGCAGGGTTCGCATAATAACTAGTTAAACTCGTTATTTTTAAACTTTTCTCTAGAGTAATAAAATCAGGAGCATAGAGATGAGGGATAACTTTTTAAAGCTCGCTCCGATTTCCGAGCGAAGGGGCGGCTGGCGGGAGCTGGCCGTCACCTGGAGGTGTAAGATATGGCTAGGATACACGCGAGAAAGAGGGGTAAGTCTGGTTCAAAGAGGCCACCGAGGACCGCTCCGCCGGCTTGGGTCGAGTACACGGCGGAGGAGGTTGAGGCACTCGTTGTCAAGCTCAGGAAGGAAGGCTACAGCACGGCCATGATAGGTACGATTCTCCGCGACCAGTACGGCATTCCGAGCGTCAAGCTGATAACCGGCAAGAAGATAACCAAGATCCTTGAGGAGAACGGACTCGCGCCGGAGATCCCGGAGGATCTCATGTTCCTCATCAGGCGCGCAGTCAACCTCAGGAAGCACCTGGAGCAGCACCCGAAGGACAAGCACTCAAGGAGGGGCCTCCAGCTCATCGAGAGCAAGATCAGGAGGCTCGTCAAGTACTACAGGAGAACCGGGAAGCTCCCAGCCAAGTGGCGCTACGACCCAGAGCAGGCCAAGCTCCTGGTTCGCTGATCCCTTTCCTTCTTCTTCCGGTGATGCCGCGTGGATAGGGAGGCTTTTTTGGAGCGTGTTAGGGAAGGGGCCGAGCTAATCAAAATGCACATCGAGTTAGGCCATACGATAAGACTTATTTCCCACAGGGACGCAGACGGCATCACAGCCGGTGCGATCCTTGCAAAGGCCATTGCGAGGGAAGGGGGAAGCTTCCAGCTCAGCATAGTCAAGCAGGTAAGCGAAGAACTTATAGACCAGCTGGCGAGGGAGAAGCGGGAAATCTACGTCTTCAGCGACCTGGGGAGCGGCTCTATAGGTCTCATCGAGGAGAAACTCGACTTCGCTACAGTCGTGGTCGCCGATCACCACCCGCCAGAGAAGGACTCTTTCTCAACCGATTCACACGTCCTTGTTAACCCGGTTCCCTTCGGGGCGAACAGCGTCCGGGATTTGAGCGGCTCTGGCGTGGCGTACTTCGTAGCGAGGGAGATGAACAGGAAGAACAGGGACATGGCCTACATAGCCATCGTCGGCGCTGTTGGAGACATGCAGGAGATAGACGGGACTTTCCACGGACTCAACCTTGAAATCCTTGAAGACGGGAAGGAGCTGGGGATTCTGGAAGTCAGGAAGGAGCTCAGGCTCTTCGGAAGGGAGAGCAGGCCGCTCTATCAGATGCTCGCCTACGCAACGAATCCCGAAATCCCAGAGATCACTGGAGACGAGAGGAAGGCCATAGAGTGGCTCCGTGCCAAGGGCTTCGACCCTGAGATGAAGTACTGGCAGCTGAGGGAAGAGGATAAGAGGAAGCTCCACGAGGCTCTTCTCGTCCACATGATAAAGCACGGGGCGCCGAAGGAGGCAATAGACAGGCTCATTGGTGACGTTGTCATAAGCCCGCTCTACCCTGAGGGGGACGTGAGGCACGAGGCCAGGGAGTTCTCCACGCTCCTCAACGCCACTGGAAGGCTAAACGCCGGAACGCTGGGAGTTGCCATCTGCCTGGGCGACAAAGAAGCATACAAAGTCGCCAGGAAGATGCTCGACGACTACAAGAAAGAGCAGATCGAGGCAAGAAGGTTCATAATCCAGAACTGGAATATGGCGGAGGAGGGAGAGCACGCCTACGTCTTCTACGCTGGCAAAAACATCAGGGACACCCTCGTAGGGATAGCCGCGAACATGGCAATCAATGCAGGTCTGGCGAATCCTGAGAAGCCTGTGGTAGTTTTGGCTGACAGCGACGAGGACGAGAACCTCGTCAAGGGCTCAGCGAGAACCACTGAAAAGGCCCTGAAGAAGGGCTACCACCTTGGAGAAGCCCTGAAGGAGGTTGCCGAGAAGCTCGGCGGTGAGGGCGGTGGGCATGCCATAGCGGCGGGCATACGCTTCCCGAAGAACAGGATAGACGAGTTCATTAAGCTCTTCAACGAAGCCCTCGGGAGGCAGGTGAAAAAGGATGGAAGTAAAGGCGAGGGTTGAGATAGTCTGGCACTACGGCGATGAGGCCAAGGCGAGGGCAATTGCTGGGGCAATCCAGGTGGACAACGAGGGCATGCCGGAAGAACTAAAGAAAAGTTTAAATGTGCAAACCCGATGGGTTGATGGAGACGTCATAACAAAGGTTAAATACTCGGGTGAGATTGACACCCTCATCAAAGCGCTCGATGACGTTGTGTTTTCGGTCAAAATCGCCGAAGATAGCGTAGAGGTGTGAACTGGAGGTGTTAAGATGGCAAGAGGTAACCCAAGGAAGAGGGTCGCTGCGGCTAAGGATAAGTGGAAGATGAAAGAGTGGTACATCGTTTACGCTCCCGACTTCTTTGGGAGCAAGGAGATAGGCCTCACTCCTGCTGACGACCCTGAGAAGGTTGTGGGTAGGGTTATTGAAACTACTCTCAAGGATCTCACCGGAGACTTCACCAAGGGGCACGTGAAGCTCTACTTCCAGATACACGACGTTAAGGGTCAGAATGCCTACACCAAGTTCAAGGGCCACACCCTCGCGAGGAGCTACATAAGGTCGCTCGTCAGGAGGAGGACCACCAGGGTCGACGGCATATTCAACATCACCACCAAGGACGGCTACAAGCTCCGCGTAATGGGCATGGTCATCGCCTACAGGAGGATCCAGACCAGCCAGGAGAGGGCTATCAGGAAGATAATCCAGGACATCATCTACAAGAAGGCCGAGGAGCTCAACTTCGCCGACTTCGTTCTCCAGTCGGTCAACGGCCAGATAGCCAGCGAGATAGCGAAGGAAGCGAGGAAGATATACCCGATCAAGCGCGCCGAGGTCAGGAAGATAAAGGTTCTCGCCGAGCCTTCCGCCTGAAGGCTCCTTTTAATATCCCATTTTAGATGCTTTTCTGACTATACCTTGCCAAATTACTACAAAAGGCAAAACGTTATATTGACCTCTTCCAAAATGGACCGGGCCTTAAGGTCATTAAGATTACACTATCACAACCGTCTGAGGAGGTGATACCTTGAAGTTTCTCGTCAAGACACAGAGGGGCATGGAATCCGTTGCTGGGAACTACATCCGGGAAGCCCTTCCCGACGCCGAGGTCTGGGCTTCTCCGATGGGCTATTCTGGCCTCGTAATAGTTGAAACCGATAAAGAGAACGCAGAGAAGAAAATCCTTGGGATACCTGAAGTGGAGCGCGTTATACCCGTCCTCGTCGAGACGAAGGCGGAGCTGGAGGAGATTGTGAAGGCCGCAGATGAAATAGCGGGCCTTATAAGGGAGAACGAAACATTCGCAGTCAAGACCAAGAGGCGCGGAAAGCACGACTTTTCGAGCATCGATGTCAACCGCGTTCTCGGCGCAAGGATTAAGGAGCTGACCGATGCGGACGTGAACCTGAGCTGGCCCGACAAGGTAGTTCAGGTCGAGATAATAGGGGACAGAGCGTTCATCTCGGTTCTTCCTGGGGAGGAATACCGCAAGTACACTCCGGACAAGTTCGACGCCAGGAAGCTCTTTTCCAAGGTTACCCTCGTCCAGATGCCCTACTGGGGCGACTACAAAGCCTGCAGGAAGTTCGGTGAGAAGATCGGCAGGGCGGCCCAGGCCTTTGAGGTCAAAGAGCTGATCATAGCGCCCAAGGAGAAGATGGACGCCTACGAGCTGATGGAGTTCCTTAGGGGCATCAAGATAGGCCAGGAGAGCAGGTACCAGATACAGAGGGAGGCCTATCCCTGGAAGGTTGAGAAGGTTCCGGTCTCGGTGTGGGACCTCTACCAGGTCGTTAGGGACAAGAGAAGGAACAAAAGACTCCTGATAATCACTGACCCGAAGGGGCCTACTCTGGCGGAGGTCAAGGAAAAGCTGGCAAAGGACATTCACTACGCCAAGGAAGTCGTTATCTTCATAGGCTCAAGAGAGGGCATACCGCGGGGCCTCTTCAGGTTCGCCGACTACGTCGTTGACCTCGCTCCCTATATGACCTTCGCGACCGAGCACGGAATACCTGCAACTCTGGTCTCCCTGTGGGAGGTCTACGAAGAGTTCCTCAGGAAGGGTGAAGAAAAAGCCGAGGAGTCTTCCTAATCCTTCTTTTTGAGCCGGCGTCAGGCCCTAAGGTCGTCCTCACCGCTCGGGAATCCGCCGTAGTCATCATCCGCCGCGGTCTCATGCCAGAGCGTAGAATAGACCAGCGCCTATGAGGCCGCCCAGAAGGCTCGCCAGGAAGTTGGTGGAGTTGTTGTCGGTGATTCCCTTTTCTTCGAGGGTCGCTCCGATGAGACTGTCAAGATTCACGCCAATGAAACCGCCAATAGTGACGGCGAGTAACATCTCCCAGGTGTGAGTGGTAAGTGGTAGGGCAAAGAGGGCTATTATCAAAGCACCAATAATGGCTATAATCTCACCCTGAAGGGAGACTGCACCATTCGTTCCCGGTTTAACGGGTTTTAGATTAGTTATAAGCCTAGGCCTTCTGCCGAGAACCTTTCCAAGCTCGCTTGCGAGTGTGTCCCCGTTCACGGTGGCTATTGAAGCAAACGTCGCTGCCCAAAAAACGTCTTCTTTAACAACGGCCTCCACCAAAAGGAACACAAGAACGGCCAGACCGTTGCCGAGAACGTTTCCAATACTCCTTGTCCCGTTGTTTGACTGTGCGAGGCCCCTTCTGACTTTTTCGTCATACCTATACTTCGTTGCCAAGACTCCGAGGACAAGAAACGCTAAAAGTGCCAGAAACGTCCACATTCCGCCAAATACGAGAACACCCATGCCCAAGAAGACCGCGGCTGCCGAACCTTTTATGTCCAGGGCATGGGATTTGTATGCTAAGATTCCGAGCAGGATCATTGTGATTGTATCAGCTATGATATTCAAAGTCATCACCGTCATCGTGATAGTGCTTTGGAGAAGGTTTATTACTTTTTCCCTGTTTTGAAAATGGGGAAGAATAGTGATTACAGAGTCTCGAACTTAATCGTTTCAGTAATGAATGTGACATCCATGTGGTCTATTGCCGGCACCTTCTTGGATATCTCTGAAATTATCCTCTCAAGCTCCTTCATGTCCTTTGGACCAGTTACGTGGATCACCAGGTTGTGTGAACCGAGTGCACGCTGGATTACCTTAACGTGTTCCTCCTTCTTGAGAGCCTCAATGGCCTCATCGACGTCTGCCCCCGGCTTCAGGGTAATGCCGAGGACAACATGGATATAACCCAGAGCGTCGTAGTCCGGTATTACGGTGTACTTCAATATCACTCCACTCTGCTCAAGACGGTTCATCCTGCGGGAGATCCTCTGCCTTGTGGTGCCAAGAAGCTCTGCAAGCTCCTTGTAGGTTAGACGGGAGTTCTTTGAGAGGAGCTTGAGGATACGAAGATCAACGGGATTTATTTTATCTGCCATCTCAGTCACCTCCTTAACGTTTGTTTGAGTTGTTCGTGAGTGAATATAAAAATGTTTCGTTTTTGGAGGGATTGGATTTAGTTTTGGTTATTTTGGTGTCTTAAAAATGCGCGGTTAATGGCCTTCAAGATGAACCTATATGTTTCAATAACCAAGTTTTACTTTGGAAATAAAGTAACAAAAATAAAACCGAGTGCCTCAGGTATCCCTAGTCGAGTACTTAATCACGGTCGTTTCAAGGGCATGAGAGGCATCGATCCCATAATAGTTGGCTATGCAGAGAAGGGCGTAGAGAACATCGCCGAGTTCTTCCTCGAGTCTTTCCTTCTCCCCATGCCCCTTGACACCCTCGACAGCAAGCATGACATCAGCGAGTTCACCGACCTCCTCCACCAGCGCCGCAAGCATCTGGAAAGGGGGCCAGTAGCCTCCTTGCTTCTGGATTAACTCATCAACTTTCCTCTGAAGCTCATTCATATTTTACCAGGGCCTCCTGCACTCTTTCAAGAAGTTCGGCAATCCTTTCGGAGTTGGCTTTATAGAAGCGCATCCTGCCCTCTCTGCGCTCCTTCAGGAGGTCAATGGTCTTGAGGGTGCGTAGGTGGTGGCTTATGAGGGTCTGATCCTCACCGAGGACTTCAGAGAGTAGGCACACACAGAGCCAGTGGTCGCGGGTGAGTTTCAGGATCTTGAGCCTTATCGGGTTGGATATGGCCTTTAGAAACTCGATGACTTCTTTATCAACCTCTGGCTCAAGCTCTGCCTCCATCTCAGGAAGCCCGCATTTCTCATAGCACTTGAAGACGCTCTTTTTGGGCCTCTCAGGAAGTTTCTCCACTATGTCCTTTACTTTCATAGCCCTCACCGAGAGAAGTGTGGTAAATCCCTAAATAAATCTTTTTCACATGAAATATTCAATCAACAACCTCAATAAAAACTTCTTCCCCAGAGGAAGTATACGCCCTCACGTCCTCCTCGGTGAAGGGCCAGGCTATTATCAGATGAACCCCCCCGAACTTTGAGAAGAACCTCAGGTCGGCCTCTGAGGGCCAGAACGCCGGTGATGGATGGGAGTGAACGGTTCCCTTTATGCTCTCATCCAGCGGGAGCATCCAGTGGTCGAAAAAGACCGAATTTCTGCCAGGGTACTGCCTGGGAGCTATCAGGACCTCTTCAAAGACACCGTCCTTTTCTCTCAAAAAGCCGGCGAACTCGTTTGGATAGGCACTCCGGGCCAACTGAAGAAGGTACTCCAGAAGCTCCCTGCGGATTTTTATCGTTTTCATAACCAACACCTCAAAATGGGAAGAAGGGTCAGCGAAGCGAAGAGTCATCACCGCTCAGGTGTCCTCGGCGTCATCACGCCTTCTCGAGGTACTTCTCGAGGCTCTTGGACGGGACGTCCAGAGGAAGTCCTATCTTTTCAAGGGCTATCCTGAGGGCGTAGAGCCTTGCGTGCTCAAGAAACTCTTCATCGGCATAAGTGGAAGGCTCGAACGCCTCGTAGACCTCCACAACCTTCGGGATGTCGGACTTTTTAACCTTTTTGAACGCCGAGAATTCACCCTCTATGCCCTCAAGGTCTATGTGCGCATACGCAGGGAGCTTCAGAGTGACAGTCTCGTTGATGCTGGCCAAAAGCCTTGCAACATCAAGTAAAGGCGTTTTTTCGTCTATGATGAGCCTCTTTACCACTATCCACTTCCCGTGCTTGGCTGTGAAGTTCACGTGATCTTCCTCGTATGGGAAGTCGATGTCGACCCCTGTAAGTTCCCCTTCAGGATAGCTAACTGGAACCATTCCCTCAAGCGCCATACTAACGAGAACGGCCTTCGCAGCATCAACCAAGAGCTTTTTGAGCTTCTTATCGTTCTCTCTGACCAGCCCGCCAAGGTTCCTGGAAGTTCCAGGCGACTTGAGCGCGACTATTGTGTCACTGAGGGTCTCTTTTCTGACTTCTTCTGCCAGTCTTCGTATGCCCTCTATGTCTATCTTTTCCGCCATGTAACTAGGTATTCTAGAGTTCACAGAGTTCGCTATCCCTGCAAGGAAGTGAGCAACAGCCTCGTCCTCAAGCTCCGTGAGCTTCTTGGCGACATGCCAGTCGTTATGCTTTGCTGTGAATGCAACGTGCTCCTCTATCTTCATGCTCTCACCGAAAGGAGTTTGACGTTGGGCTTTTAGCTTTTTTGTGGCGCTACCCATACCCTCAAAAAAGTTATAAATTGAGTCAATCCACTCAACCCTAGAGCTGAGAGAGGGAAGAAAGATGGACGATGAGTCCACCAAGGAGAGGCTGGTTCCCCGCGAGTACGGAGAGAGTCTTGAGCTAGGAATCGATTTTAAGACCACTGAAGAAATCCCAGTACCAGACAAGCTCATCGACCAGGTCATCGGTCAGGAACATGCCGTCGAAGTCATAAAAACGGCCGCCAACCAGAGAAGGCACGTTCTCCTTATAGGAGAGCCTGGAACTGGTAAGTCAATGCTCGGCCAAGCAATGGCAGAGCTCCTCCCAACGGAGAACCTTGAGGACATCCTGGTCTTTCCAAACCCCGAAGACGAAAATATGCCCAAAATAAAGACGGTTCCCGCCTGCCAGGGAAGGCGCATAGTGGAGAACTACCGCAGGAAGGCGAAAGACCAGGAAGGGATCAAGAACTACCTTCTCATGTTCGTCATATTCACAGTAATACTGGCAATACTCATGGAGCCAACCGCGACCACGCTCCTCATGGGAATGTTCGTAGTACTCCTCAGCATGATGGTCATCTCCAACATGCGCTTCAGGAACACTGTCCTCGTGCCAAAGTTGCTCGTTGATAACTGTGGCAGGACGAAGGCCCCCTTCGTTGATGCAACCGGTGCACACGCAGGAGCCCTGCTCGGCGATGTGAGGCACGACCCGTTCCAGAGCGGCGGCCTTGGAACGCCCGCCCACGAGCGCGTTGAGCCGGGCATGATACACCGCGCCCACAAGGGAGTCCTGTTCATAGACGAGATAGCGACCCTCTCCCTCAAAATGCAGCAGAGCCTCCTCACAGCGATGCAGGAGAAGAAGTTCCCGATAACCGGTCAGAGCGAGATGTCGAGCGGCGCAATGGTGAGGACAGAACCGGTTCCCTGCGACTTCATCCTCGTCGCCGCTGGAAACCTGGACACGATAGACAAGATGCACCCAGCTCTGCGCTCTCGTATCAGAGGATACGGTTACGAGGTCTACATGAGGACTACCATGTCCGATACCATCGAGAACAGGAGGAAGCTCGTCCAGTTCGTTGCCCAGGAGGTCAAGAGGGACGGCAAGATACCCCACTTCACGAGAGAGGCCGTTGAGGAGATAGTCAGGGAGGCCCAGAAGAGGGCAGGAAGGAAGGGCCACCTAACGCTCCGCCTCAGGGACCTCGGCGGTATCGTCAGGGCCGCTGGAGACATAGCGGTGAAGAAGGGCAAGAAGTACGTTGAGAGGGAGGACGTGCTCGAGGCCATGAGGATGGCCAAGCCGCTTGAGAAACAGCTCGCCGACTGGTACATAGAGAACAAGAAGGAGTACCAGGTCATAAAGACCGAGGGCGGGGAGATAGGCAGGGTGAACGGCCTGGCGGTCATAGGCGAGCAGAGCGGTATAGTCCTTCCGATAGAGGCCGTCGTTGCTCCGGCGGCGAGCAAGGAAGAGGGCAAGATAATAGTCACAGGGAAGCTCGGTGAGATAGCGAAGGAAGCGGTCCAGAACGTTTCGGCAATAATCAAGCGCTACAAGGGCGAGGACATCAGCAAGTACGACATTCACGTCCAGTTCCTACAGACCTACGAGGGCGTTGAGGGTGATTCGGCCAGCATAAGCGTCGCAACGGCAGTAATCTCTGCCCTCGAGAACATACCGATAAGGCAGGACGTGGCCATGACGGGTTCGCTCAGCGTGCGCGGTGAGGTTCTGCCGATAGGCGGGGCTACTCCGAAGATAGAGGCGGCCATCGAAGCCGGCCTGAAGGCCGTCATCATCCCGAAGTCCAACGAGAAGGACGTCTTCCTCAGCCCAGACAAGGCGGAGAAGATCGAGATATACCCGGTTGAGACCATAGACCAGGTGCTGGAGATAGCCCTTCAGGACGGGCCGGAGAAGGACGAACTTCTCAGGAGGATAAGGGAAGCCCTGCCGCTTTACAGGTCTTCTTAGAGTCATTCTCTCTTTGTTTTGGCCAGGATGCATCACTTTCTTGTTCTTTCTTTGAATTTGAGAACGAAGAAAAGAACGACCATGAACCCTGTTACGGCCTCACTGACCTCAAAGGGCAGGATACCAACGACTCCAAGAGTGTAAGCTATGGCCAAAATTATTACCAGGACAAGAAGAACTCGGTAAACCTGTTTCTTCTCCATTTCTGACACCTTCTGCTACTCTCTGGACAGGGCCTTTCCGAGTCTGAACAGGTCTACCCTCGTTATAATGCCCACTATCTTTCCCGCTCGGTCCTGGACGAGAACCGCGGGATGATCTTCGAGGAGGTACTTGACAACATCAATGTCCTCATCCTCATTGACTATGGGGAAAGGTTCCTCCATGACTTCCATGACCTTGTGCTCGTAAATGTCGTCGTACTCAAGGCTCTGACGGACGAGAGTTCTCTCGGTTATCGATCCGACGACCTTGTTTCCGGAGATGACGGGGATCTGTGATATGTTGTGCTCGCTCATAAGCCGGATTACCTTCTCCACGGTGTCGTAGGGTTTGACAGATATCACGGGCGATGACATGACATCCCTGGCCTTTGGTTGGGCTTTTTTGCACTCTAAGAGGGCCTGGAGAATCCTGTTAAGGGTTGAAAGCCTCGGGTCAACCTTTCCGGACTCGAGCTTGGCTATGTAAGCCTGAGTGACTCCAGCTTTCTTTGCGAGCTCCTCCTGTGTTATGCCCAGCTCCTTGCGGATTTTTCGAATCTCTCTGGGGTCTATGGGCCGGGGTATGGTAACCATCAATAACCACCAGTTATTGGACGGTGGTGGGCATTATAAGGCTTTCTTGAGAACTGCATCGAAATGTGGGCCGGATACAGAGGCCCGCGGTCACCGTTCCCGCGGGTGGATGCTCCCGGCCCTGTGGGCTCGGCGTGAGCACGCTCCGCTCACAGAACCCGATACCTCGCGGAGGCGGTTGTACCGAGCCCTGCGAGGAGACTGACTGTCCCCTCGCTGTCGGCGTTATAATGTAGTCAAAGAAGTTTAAAAACATAGCTCAACCTGTGGATATCAGGATAATACCCGTAACCGCAAGGGCGAGCCCTTCGAATATTCTCTTGCTGGGATTCTCACCGAGAAGGAGCACCGCCAGAAGCGAGGATATTATAGGATTTATAGCAGAAACTGGGGCCGCTATTGGCGAACCGACAGTTGAAACGGAATACACGAAGAGGTATTGGCCGAGGATCAGACCAAGCACTGCGGCACTGCCTATAGTTAGGAACTCCCCAAGTGTTGTGCTCTTGATTTCCCCGTAGTACCTCGGAAGAAGGAGGGATATGCCGAGGGCCGCAAACATCATTCTGAGACCCGTGAGTTGAAGGACATTCACATCAGAGCTCAAGTAATCCAGCAGGGTTATTGCCACACTCCAAGATATAGGGGCCAACAGGGCATACACAAAACCAAGCCCATCAACGTGCTCCTCTTCCTCCGCCCTCTTGATTATCACTATTGCAGTTACAATCAACACAGCTCCAACAACTACTCTGAGACTGACGGTCCTATCAAGAAAGATGAGGGCCCACAGTATTGCCCAGAGAGGGTATGTGGAAGTAATCGGTACTGTCCTAGACACTCCCATTCTCTTCAGGGCGGTGAAATAGAAATAATCCCCGATAACGAACCCGAATTGCGCGGAGAGGAAGGCTATTAGGAGGAGCTTTTGGGGGAGCCTGAAGACTTTCAGGTTGTTGGTAACGAGGAAAATCCCTAAAAATGCCAAGGCTGCCACATAGAGCCTCAGGATGTTCGCAGCTATGGGAGACAACCTTTTCAAGCCAATTCTCACGAGGATGGTTGCCGAGGCCCACGAGAAGGCCGAGACCAATGCCGCGATGATTCCGATCAGTAGGGGGTTCATGGCGCACATTTAAAGCAGTACTTTAAAAAACTATTGGCTTAGCGTTTAGATGTCTGTTGAAATGAGCGTTTATTAGCGTCTATGGAGAAACTTACCCCAAGTGATGAGCCAGGCTGGGCTGACCTCGGGGATGATGAGGATCTTGAGTGCTGAACAAGAAAAAGAAGGGTCAGCGGAGGATTATATCCAGCTTTCTCAGGCGGATTGAGACGCCGTAATCACTGGATACCTCCCTGATAACCTTTGTTATCGTGTCCACTATATCCTGCTTTATCTTTTTATCAGAGACCCCA
This region of Thermococcus stetteri genomic DNA includes:
- the lonB gene encoding ATP-dependent protease LonB codes for the protein MDDESTKERLVPREYGESLELGIDFKTTEEIPVPDKLIDQVIGQEHAVEVIKTAANQRRHVLLIGEPGTGKSMLGQAMAELLPTENLEDILVFPNPEDENMPKIKTVPACQGRRIVENYRRKAKDQEGIKNYLLMFVIFTVILAILMEPTATTLLMGMFVVLLSMMVISNMRFRNTVLVPKLLVDNCGRTKAPFVDATGAHAGALLGDVRHDPFQSGGLGTPAHERVEPGMIHRAHKGVLFIDEIATLSLKMQQSLLTAMQEKKFPITGQSEMSSGAMVRTEPVPCDFILVAAGNLDTIDKMHPALRSRIRGYGYEVYMRTTMSDTIENRRKLVQFVAQEVKRDGKIPHFTREAVEEIVREAQKRAGRKGHLTLRLRDLGGIVRAAGDIAVKKGKKYVEREDVLEAMRMAKPLEKQLADWYIENKKEYQVIKTEGGEIGRVNGLAVIGEQSGIVLPIEAVVAPAASKEEGKIIVTGKLGEIAKEAVQNVSAIIKRYKGEDISKYDIHVQFLQTYEGVEGDSASISVATAVISALENIPIRQDVAMTGSLSVRGEVLPIGGATPKIEAAIEAGLKAVIIPKSNEKDVFLSPDKAEKIEIYPVETIDQVLEIALQDGPEKDELLRRIREALPLYRSS
- a CDS encoding CBS domain-containing protein, coding for MVTIPRPIDPREIRKIRKELGITQEELAKKAGVTQAYIAKLESGKVDPRLSTLNRILQALLECKKAQPKARDVMSSPVISVKPYDTVEKVIRLMSEHNISQIPVISGNKVVGSITERTLVRQSLEYDDIYEHKVMEVMEEPFPIVNEDEDIDVVKYLLEDHPAVLVQDRAGKIVGIITRVDLFRLGKALSRE
- a CDS encoding DMT family transporter, which encodes MNPLLIGIIAALVSAFSWASATILVRIGLKRLSPIAANILRLYVAALAFLGIFLVTNNLKVFRLPQKLLLIAFLSAQFGFVIGDYFYFTALKRMGVSRTVPITSTYPLWAILWALIFLDRTVSLRVVVGAVLIVTAIVIIKRAEEEEHVDGLGFVYALLAPISWSVAITLLDYLSSDVNVLQLTGLRMMFAALGISLLLPRYYGEIKSTTLGEFLTIGSAAVLGLILGQYLFVYSVSTVGSPIAAPVSAINPIISSLLAVLLLGENPSKRIFEGLALAVTGIILISTG